The Oncorhynchus masou masou isolate Uvic2021 unplaced genomic scaffold, UVic_Omas_1.1 unplaced_scaffold_1324, whole genome shotgun sequence DNA window ATCTGGGCGGTGTTCTGGAGGACGGCCCTGGCTGCCTGGGCCAGGTGGTTTAGACTGGTGTAGCGACGCAGCGTCTGGGCAAACGCTCCTGCACACATCacctggaggggaggagagggagacaggaggggaggagggggagagaggaggaggagggggagatgggagagaggaggggagacggaaggagggagagaggaggaagagggggagacaggaggaggagggggagacaggaggagacgaggggaggagggagagactgggaggagggagagacgggagagaggagggagagacgggagacgggggagagggaaTGTAGTTTTCTGGaagagtgtttgtatgtgtgtgtgtgtgtgtgtgtgtgtgtgtgtgagacatcaCACCTTCATGCGGACCATCTCCTCTGGTATGTTCATCATGGCGCTTGTCAGCCAGCTCTCTAGACTCTTGGCAAAGTTACGGATGGCTTGAGTTAAggcacctgacagagagagagagatggagacagagagggagggaaaggagagagaaacgtAGCTCGTCATATGTCTTATATGTCATGTTGTGTAGATCTAATGTCATGTTGTGTAGCCCTAACGGCATGTTGTGCAGCTCTAATGGCATGTTGTGCAGCTCTAATGGCATGTTGTGCAGCTCTAATGGCATGTTGTGCAGCTCTAATGGcatgttgtgcagctctaagGTCATGTAGTGCAGCTCTGaggtcatgttgtgcagctctaaggtcatgttgtgcagctctaaTGTTATGTAGCTCtaaggtcatgttgtgcagctctaaggtcatgttgtgcagctctaaggtcatgttgtgcagctctaaggtcatgttgtgcagctctaaggtcatgttgtgcagctctaaggtcatgtagtgcagctctaaggtcatgtagtgcagctctaaggtcatgttgtgcagctctaaggtcatgttgtgcagctctaaggtcatgtagtgcagctctaaggtcatgttgtgcagctctaaTGTTATGTAGCTCTAAGGTCATGTTGTGCAACTCtaaggtcatgttgtgcagctctgaggtcatgttgtgcagctctgaggtcatgttgtgcagctctgaggtcatgttgtgcagctctgaggtcatgttgtgcagctctaaggtcatgttgtgcagctctaaTGTTATGTAGCTCTAAGGTCATGTAGTGCAGCTCtaaggtcatgttgtgcagctctgaggtcatgttgtgcagctctaaggtcatgttgtgcagctctaaggtcatgttgtgcagctctaaggtcatgttgtgcagctctaaggtcatgttgtgcagctctaaggtcatgttgtgcaactctaaggtcatgttgtgcagctctgaggtcatgttgtgcagctctgaggtcatgttgtgcagctctaaggtcatgtagtgcagctctaaggtcatgttgtgcagctctaaTGTTATGTAGCTCTAAGGTCATGTTGTGCAACTCtaaggtcatgttgtgcagctctgaggtcatgttgtgcagctctaaggtcatgttgtgcagctctaaggtcatgttgtgcagctctaaggtcatgttgtgcagctctaaggtcatgttgtgcagctctaaggtcatgttgtgcagctctaagGTCATGTTGTGTAGCTCTGaggtcatgttgtgcagctctgaggtcatgttgtgcagctctgaggtcatgttgtgcagctctgaggtcatgttgtgcagctctaaTGTTATGTAGCTCtaaggtcatgttgtgcagctctaaggtcatgttgtgcagctctaaggtcatgttgtgcagctctaaggtcatgttgtgcagctctaaggtcatgttgtgcagctctaaggtcatgtgcagctctaaggtcatgttgtgcagctctgaggtcatgttgtgcagctctaaggtcatgttgtgcagctctaaTGTTATGCAGCTCtaaggtcatgttgtgcagctctaaggtcatgttgtgcagctctaaggtcatgttgtgcagctctaaggtcatgttgtgcagctctaaggtcatgttgtgcagctctaaggtcatgttgtgcagctctaaggtcatgttgtgcagctctaaggtcatgtagtgcagctctaaggtcatgttgtgcagctctaaggtcatgttgtgcagctctaaggtcatgttgtgcagctctaaggtcatgttgtgcagctctaagGTCATGTTGTGTAGCTCTAACGGCATGTTGTGTAGATCTAATGGCATGTTGTGTAGATCTAATGGCATGTAGCTCTAACGGcatgttgtgcagctctaaggtcatgttgtgcagctctaaTGTTATGTAGCCCtaaggtcatgttgtgcagctctaaTGTTATGTAGCCCtaaggtcatgttgtgcagccctaaggtcatgttgtgcagctctaaggtcatgttgtgcagctctaaggtcatgttgtgcagctctgaggtcatgttgtgcagctctgaggtcatgttgtgcagctctgaggtcatgttgtgcagctctgaggtcatgttgtgcagctctaaggtcatgttgtgcagctctaaggtcatgttgtgcagctctaagGTCATGTTGTGTAGCTCTAACGGCATGTTGTGTAGATCTAATGGCATGTTGTGTAGATCTAATGGCATGTAGCTCTAACGGcatgttgtgcagctctaaggtcatgttgtgcagctctaaggtcatgttgtgcagctctaaTGTTATGTAGCCCTAAGGTCATGTCGTGCAGCCCtaaggtcatgttgtgcagctctaaggtcatgttgtgcagctctaatggcatgttgtgcagctctaatggcatgttgtgcagctctaatggcatgttgtgcagctctaagGTCATGTAGTGCAGCTCTGaggtcatgttgtgcagctctaaggtcatgttgtgcagctctaaTGTTATGTAGCTCtaaggtcatgttgtgcagctctaaggtcatgttgtgcagctctaaggtcatgttgtgcagctctaaggtcatgttgtgcagctctaaTGTTATGTAGCTCtaaggtcatgttgtgcagctctaaggtcatgttgtgcagctctaaggtcatgttgtgcagctctaaggtcatgtagtgcagctctaaggtcatgttgtgcagctctaaggtcatgtagtgcagctctaaggtcatgttgtgcagctctgaggtcatgttgtgcagctctgaggtcatgttgtgcagctctaagGTCATGTAGTGCAGCTCTAAGGTCATGACTCACTGGGGATGGGGCGTAATACGTCCGGGATGAGGATCTCCACCAGGGTCTGGTACAGTGTGTTGTCACAGTCTCTGGTCCAGTGAACAACCGGCTGGTACTTACACAGCACCACCAGGTACCACTTAGGTAGACGCTCCTCTGACTCACCATGactggaggcacacacacacactttgttagATTGTGTGTGCTATAATGTGTGACATGTAGAACGTGTGTGTTTCACTCACACGCTGAGTGTGTCTGCGTCGATGCTCTCGCTGAACCTCCAGAAGGTTTTCCACAGCGTCTCCACCAGAGTGAACTGCAGGTTCACCATCACATCCAGAATGGCCTGCACAGACATGACATAGCACTATGAATGATAAAACACTACATTTGTCtgacattacactacattagacTGACATCACACCTGTAGACATGACATAGCACTATGAATGATAAAACACTACATTTGTCtgacattacactacattagacTGACATCACACTACGTAAGAATGATAAAACACTACATTTGTCTGACATAGTATTTTAACAGACATGAAAGATAGAAAGTCATAGCACTACATTAGACAGAGATAGCACTACATTAGACAGAGATAGCACTACATTAGACAGAGATAGCACTACATTAGACTGACAAAGCACTACATTAAGACAGAGATAGCACTACATTAAGACAGACATAGCACTACATTAGACAGACATAGCACTACATTAGACAGACATAGCACTACATTAGACAGACATAGCACTACATTAGACAGACATAGCACTACATTAGACAGACATAGCACTACATTAGACAGACATAGCACTACATTAGACAGAGATTGCACTACATTAGACAGAGATTGCACTACATTAGACAGAGATTGCACTACATTAGACAGAGATAGCACTACATTCGACTGACAAAGCACTACATAAGACAGACATAAACACTACACAAGATTGTCATACATTTTCATTACACTACAATAGACTAACACACcatttcccaaccctggtcctggaccTAAAAAACACCTGATTCTACATCTCAACTCATCATCGTTATCGTTAGTGGAATCAAGACAGACATAGCCCTAAATAATAGGCATAAGACTGCCACAAGACTGCCACAAGACTGCCACAACACTTCACAAGACTGCCACAAGACTGCCACAAGACTGCCACAAGACTGCCACAACACTTCACAAGACTGCCACAAGACTGCCACAAGCCAGCAGTGCGTAGTAGACTGTTTACCTCACAGTGTTCCCTGTAGAGCTGTTGGAAGGCTGCGATGTGTTCTGGAACGATCCCATCAGGAAGAGGTCTGTCCTGCAGATCCAACTCTGGGAACTCAGGCAGCGCCCGCGACGCGTCTGGACAACAACAACGGTGACATTGCTGTGTTATTATGTGTGGAattacatgttgatgatttacaATGTGTTGATCTGTGTGCTTCACATTGGTTCAGTATGTTTCCTAGCATTGTTTATGCCATTATTTACATACGGAGACATTCTTGTtactagatgtgtgtgtgtgtgtgtgtgtgtgtgtgtgtgtgtgtgtgtgtgtgtgtgtgtgtgtgtgtgtgcgtgcgtgtgtctgcgtgtgatGCACATTTCGGTAAATTCTTCTGCCGACTAACCGACCCGACCCTCTTTAACCGGTCAACAAACGGAACTAGGAGGAGAAATCTCATAGCAACTAGGATGacaatacgactaggacgggatgacaatacgacgggatgataatacgactaggacgggatgataatacgactaggacgggatgacaatacgactaggacgggatgacaatacgactaggacgggatgacaatacgactaggacgggatgacaatacgactaggacgggatgacGGGATgatacgactaggacgggatgacaATACGACTGGGGACGGGATGacaatacgactaggacgggatgacaatacgactaggacgggatgacaatacgactaggacgggatgacaatacgactaggacgggatgacaatacgactaggacgggatgacaatacgactaggacgggatgacaatacgactaggacgggatgacaatacgactaggacgggatgataatacgactaggacgggatgacaatacgactaggacgggatgacaatacgactaggacgggatgacaatacgactaggacgggatgataatacgactaggacgggatgacaatacgactaggacgggatgataatacgacgggatgataatacgactaggacgggatgataatacgactaggacgggatgataatacgactaggacgggatgacaatacgactaggacgggatgataatacgactaggacgggatgataatacgactaggacgggatgataatacgactaggacgggatgataatacgactaggacgggatgacgatacgactaggacgggatgacgatacgactaggacgggatgacgatacgactaggacgggatgacgatacgactaggacgggatgacgatacgactaggacgggatgataatacgactaggatggatgataatacgactaggatGGATGATAATACGACTACGATGGATGATAATACGACTACGATGGATGATAATACGACGGGATggatgataatacgactaggacgggatgataatacgactaggacgggatgataatacgacgggatgataatacgactaggacgggatgataatacgactaggacgggatgacaatacgactaggacgggatgataatacgactaggacgggatgacaatacgactaggacgggatgacaatacgactaggacgggatgataatacgactaggacgggatgacaatacgactaggacgggatgataatacgactaggacgggatgacgatacgactaggacgggatgataatacgactaggacgggatgacaatacgactaggacgggatgacaatacgactaggacgggatgacaatacgacgggatgataatacgactaggacgggatgataatacgactaggacgggatgacaatacgactaggacgggatgataatacgactaggacgggatgataatacgactaggacgggatgacaatacgactaggacgggatgataatacgactaggacgggatgacaatacgactaggacgggatgacaatacgactaggacgggatgataatacgactaggacgggatgataatacgactaggacgggatgacaatacgactaggacgggatgacaatacgactaggacgggatgacaatacgactaggacgggatgataatacgactaggacgggatgataatacgactaggacgggatgacaatacgactaggacgggatgacaatacgactaggacgggatgataatacgactaggacggaTGATAATACgacgggatgataatacgactaggacgggatgacaatacgactaggacgggatgataatacgactaggacgggatgacaatacgactaggacgggatgataatacgacgggatgataatacgactaggacgggatgacaatacgactaggacgggatgataatacgactaggacgggatgacaatacgactaggacgggatgacaatacgactaggacgggatgacaATACGACGGGATGacaatacgactaggacgggatgacaatacgactaggacgggatgacaATACGACTAGGATGGTGGCTTTGACTTCTGGGCAACAGAAGAAAATTGGTGTGAAAATcaacagaacaggagagaaatgcagGTTAACGGCAtcagggagtccttataaaataattgcctccacatTTCTATAGATTCATTTTgacaaggctactttgaagaaaggCAAGACATGTCTCTTTGTTTGAAGTAAAGTAAaacattcaggtttcaaacaattctAGTGCAAAGTGGTTTGTGATTTGCTGACAGCCTGCCTGCGTTGACTGAACCCCAGCACCTTTCACCCCAGCACCCTTCACCCCAGCACCCTCCACCCCAGCACCCTTCACCCCAGCACCCTTCACCCCAGCACCCTTCACCCCAGCACCTTTCACCCCAGCACCCTTCACCCCAGCACCTTTCACCCCAGCACCTTTCACCCCAGCACCTTTCACCCCAGCACCTTTCACCCCAGCACCATCTTTTAGACAGCTCTCGAGCTATTCcgctcctctgtgtgtgtgtgtgtgtgtgtgtgtgtgtgtgtgtgtgtgtgtgtgtgtgtgtgtgtgtgtgtacctagtcCTTGTCCACTCACCCAGGAACTGCTGGTATTGTTGCACTTGAGCTGAGATGTCACTGAGCCCCGCCCCCTGCTGCTGCCCCGCCCCCAGAGACACCCCATTGGACATGCCCTCCACCTTCAGAACCGGCTTTACCCTATTGGACAGAACAGttgtcaaaagagagagagagacaggaagagacaggaaagagacagagacaggaagagagagagagagagagagagagagacgggaagagagagagagagggagacaggagagagagagagagagagagagagagagagagtgagacatgaagacaggaagagagagagagagtgagacaggaagagagagggagacaggaagagagagagagagagagagagagacgggaagagggagagggagacggggagagagagagaggaagacaggaagacaggaagagggagagagacaggaagagagagagagaggaagacaggaagagagagagaggaagacaggaagagagagagagaggaagacaggaagagagagagagaggaagacagagagaggaagacaggaagagagagagagaggaagagagagagagacaagaagagagagagagagagagagacaggaagagagagacacccCCCTACCTGTGTTTCTGAGAGAAGGGTTGCTGTCTCAAGGCGAGGTGCTGCTGGTCGTCTATCAGACGGAGCAGAGAGGAGGTGGCCTTGATACGGAGACCATAGTAGTGGTACTTTGAGTTCCCTCTGAGACACACAGGCATCTGATTATTACATGACATTTACCGGAGCTGCCGCTGCCGCTACGGAACCGGTgtgttatatacagttgaagtcggacttaggttggagtcattaaaacacttttttcaaccactccacaaatgtctaaaaatgttatttcaccttttcacagttacaccagctctgtcaggaggaatgggccaaaattcacacaacttattgtgggaggctacctgaaatgtttgacccaagttaaacaatttaaaggcaatgctgccaaatactacttgagtgtatgtaaacttctgacccactgggaatgtgatgaaagaaataaaagcttaaataaataattctctctactattattctgccatttcacattcataaaataaagtggtgatcctaactgacctaaaacagggaattccttactagggttaaatgtcaggaattgtgaaaaaactgagtttaaatgtatttgactaaggtgtatgtaaacttctaacttcaACTGTAGACGTGTGTGTTATGTAGACGTGTGTGTTATGTAGACGTGTGTGTTATGTAGACGTGTGTGTTATGTAGACGTGTGTGTTATGTAGACGTGTGTGTTATGTAGACGTGTGTGTTATGTAGACGTGTGTGTTATGTAGACGTGTGTGTTATGTAGACatgtgtgttatatagatgtgtgtatagtgtacataccgtgtgttatatagatgtgtgttatatagatgtgtgtatagtgtacataccgtgtgttatatagatgtgtgttatatagatgtgtgtatagtgtacataccgtgtgttatatagatgtgtgtatagtgtacataccgtgtgttatatagatgtgtatagtgtacataccgtgtgttatatagatgtgtgtatagtgtacataccgtgtgttatatagatgtgtgtatagtgtacataccgtgtgttatatagatgtgtgttatatagatgtgtgtatagtgtacataccgtgtgttatatagatgtgtgtatattgtacataccgtgtgttatatagatgtgtgtatattgtacataccgtgtgttatatagatgtgtgtatagtgtacataccgtgtgttatatagatgtgtgtatagtgtacataccgtgtgttatatagatgtgtgtatagtgtacataccgtgtgttatatagatgtgtgtatagtgtacataccgtgtgttatatagatgtgtgtatagtgtacataccgtgtgttatatagatgtgtgtagtgtacataccgtgtgttatatagatgtgtgtagtgtacataccgtgtgttatatagatgtgtgtagtgtacataccgtgtgttatatagatgtgtgtagtgtacataccgtgtgttatatagatgtgtgtagtgtacataccgtgtgttatatagatgtgtgtagtgtacataccgtgtgttatatagatgtgtatagtgtacataccgtgtgttatatagatgtgtgtacagtgtacataccgtgtgttatatagatgtgtgtatagtgtacataccgtgtgttatatagatgtgtgttatatagatgtgtgtatagtgtacatactgtgtgttatatagatgtgtgtatagtgtacataccgtgtgttatatagatgtgtgtagtgtacataccgtgtgttatatagatgtgtgtatagtgtacataccgtgtgttatatagatgtgtgtatagtgtacataccgtgtgttatatagatgtgtgtagtgtacataccgtgtgttatatagatgtgtgtagtgtacataccgtgtgttatatagatgtgtgcatagtgtacataccgtgtgttatatagatgtgtatagtgtacataccgtgtgttatatagatgtgtgtatagtgtacataccgtgtgttatatagatgtgttatatagatgtgtgtgtagtgtacataccgtgtgttatatagatgtgtgtatagtgtacataccgtgtgttatatagatgtgttatatagatgtgtgtacagtgtacataccgtgtgttatatagatgtgtgtatagtgtacataccgtgtgttatatagatgtgtgttatatagatgtgtgtatagtgtacatactgtgtgttatatagatgtgtgtatagtgtacataccgtgtgttatatagatgtgtgtagtgtacataccgtgtgttatatagatgtgtatagtgtacataccgtgtgttatatagatgtgttatatagatgtgtgtatagtgtacataccgtgtgttatatagatgtgtgtagtgtacataccgtgtgttatatagatgtgtatagtgtacataccgtgtgttatatagatgtgtgtatagtgtacataccgtgtgttatatagatgtgtgtagtgtacataccgtgtgttatatagatgtgtgtagtgtacataccgtgtgttatatagatgtgtgcatagtgtacataccgtgtgttatatagatgtgtatagtgtacataccgtgtgttatatagatgtgtgtatagtgtacataccgtgtgttatatagatgtgttatatagatgtgtgtgtagtgtacataccgtgtgttatatagatgtgtgtatagtgtacataccgtgtgttatatagatgtgttatatagatgtgtgtatagtgtacataccgtgtgttatatagatgtgtgtagtgtacataccgtgtgttatatagatgtgtatagtgtacataccgtgtgttatatagatgtgtgcatagtgtacataccgtgtgttatatagatgtgtatagtgtacataccgtgtgttatatagatgtgtgtatagtgtacataccgtgtgttatatagatgtgttatatagatgtgtgtgtagtgtacataccgtgtgttatatagatgtgtgtatagtgtacataccgtgtgttatatagatgtgttatatagatgtgtgtatagtgtacataccgtgtgttatatagatgtgtgtagtgtacataccgtgtgttatatagatgtgtatagtgtacataccgtgtgttatatagatgtgtgtatagtgtacataccgtgtgttatatagatgtgtgtagTGTACATACCGTGTGCCCAGGCGTCTGGTCCTCAGCCCCATGAAGACAGATCTGATGAGTTTGCCGAAGGAGGCAGCGTTGACAGGTTCCAGCTTGTGATCCTGACAGTGTAAGAGGTAGTGGCAGTAGAGGGTACAGCGCGGCAGGCTGACCCCCTCTGCCCCCTCGTAGTTATCCAGCAGCCACTGTACCTGGAGGGGGGAGACAGCTGAAGACTAGAGGGATTTGTCCAAATCAACAAACAGTAGTGGTGttactattcacacacacacacaccaccccctacTCACTGTGGCGGGGGCTGCCCTGGTGTTGTGACTGGAGTAGTCCCCACCTCCCAATACGTATCCGCCCTGGATGACGTAACCACTCCCACCTCCTCCCGTTGCCGCGGTGACGGAGACCGACTGTGAAGTCACGGAGTTAGTGACCTGTGACCCCGAGGTGGGTGTGGACTCGTagtaggaagaggaggaagagggaggggtctgGGAGTAGAGGGGGGAGTCGGAGTACGGGTAGCTGCCAGAACGACtggagggagagaccgagagagagacagagagggagacagagagaaagacagagggagagacagagggaaagacagagaccgagacagagggagagacagagagagagagacaggaagagacagagagacagagagagagagacagagagagagagacaggtagagacagagagacagagggagagacagagagagaga harbors:
- the LOC135530360 gene encoding MHC class II regulatory factor RFX1-like isoform X3, with the translated sequence MATPGYTEELQPAPQPNAVTIATQSATPSRSTPTQFNQSVSIFSTAGQDKLPAQATPTKAQKTVVLATPSQTPFVTAEIQSSAVQQSNGQSSTPQYIVVTVTDGSLHSSDSISDSSPPVVVVQTGVSTQVVQQTTQQQHVYSSQYVEGEDSSYTTSTTRSGSYPYSDSPLYSQTPPSSSSSYYESTPTSGSQVTNSVTSQSVSVTAATGGGGSGYVIQGGYVLGGGDYSSHNTRAAPATVQWLLDNYEGAEGVSLPRCTLYCHYLLHCQDHKLEPVNAASFGKLIRSVFMGLRTRRLGTRGNSKYHYYGLRIKATSSLLRLIDDQQHLALRQQPFSQKHRVKPVLKVEGMSNGVSLGAGQQQGAGLSDISAQVQQYQQFLDASRALPEFPELDLQDRPLPDGIVPEHIAAFQQLYREHCEAILDVMVNLQFTLVETLWKTFWRFSESIDADTLSVHGESEERLPKWYLVVLCKYQPVVHWTRDCDNTLYQTLVEILIPDVLRPIPSALTQAIRNFAKSLESWLTSAMMNIPEEMVRMKVMCAGAFAQTLRRYTSLNHLAQAARAVLQNTAQINQMLSDLNRVDFTNVQEQASWVCGCEDGVIQRLEQDFKQTLQQHNSLEQWAAWLDGVVSQVLKPYPHSPAAFPQAAKLFLLRWSFYSSMVIRDLTLRSAASFGSFHLIRLLYDEYMYYLVEHRVAQAKGETPIAVMGEFASVGRSLNCQDPDKDEEEDEEESDEEGVEMTVPSNSAGLGEGEESLEPPVKLARTDPRGLFNTTHTE
- the LOC135530360 gene encoding MHC class II regulatory factor RFX1-like isoform X1; the encoded protein is MATPGYTEELQPAPQPNAVTIATQSATPSRSTPTQFNQSVSIFSTAGQDKLPAQATPTKAQKTVVLATPSQTPFVTAEIQSSAVQQSNGQSSTPQYIVVTVTDGSLHSSDSISDSSPPVVVVQTGVSTQVVQQTTQQQHVYSSQYVEGEDSSYTTSTTRSGSYPYSDSPLYSQTPPSSSSSYYESTPTSGSQVTNSVTSQSVSVTAATGGGGSGYVIQGGYVLGGGDYSSHNTRAAPATSSAVSPLQVQWLLDNYEGAEGVSLPRCTLYCHYLLHCQDHKLEPVNAASFGKLIRSVFMGLRTRRLGTRGNSKYHYYGLRIKATSSLLRLIDDQQHLALRQQPFSQKHRVKPVLKVEGMSNGVSLGAGQQQGAGLSDISAQVQQYQQFLDASRALPEFPELDLQDRPLPDGIVPEHIAAFQQLYREHCEAILDVMVNLQFTLVETLWKTFWRFSESIDADTLSVHGESEERLPKWYLVVLCKYQPVVHWTRDCDNTLYQTLVEILIPDVLRPIPSALTQAIRNFAKSLESWLTSAMMNIPEEMVRMKVMCAGAFAQTLRRYTSLNHLAQAARAVLQNTAQINQMLSDLNRVDFTNVQEQASWVCGCEDGVIQRLEQDFKQTLQQHNSLEQWAAWLDGVVSQVLKPYPHSPAAFPQAAKLFLLRWSFYSSMVIRDLTLRSAASFGSFHLIRLLYDEYMYYLVEHRVAQAKGETPIAVMGEFASVGRSLNCQDPDKDEEEDEEESDEEGVEMTVPSNSAGLGEGEESLEPPVKLARTDPRGLFNTTHTE